A stretch of Lathyrus oleraceus cultivar Zhongwan6 chromosome 6, CAAS_Psat_ZW6_1.0, whole genome shotgun sequence DNA encodes these proteins:
- the LOC127091174 gene encoding transcription factor TGAL1 has translation MSSFNSDDACYTEGNTIDGFHVSDFGAFGQPYRLEDVVALSGNSNSVFNSLKVSGKTISPGPVHFSTLGKFPTSLDKSPLENQTEPPRLQLTKLQSSNPSSSTILSVHIENQEEFAMADASHRTDISTDVDTDDKNQRFDTNQSLAVVGSDSSDRSKDKSDQKTLCRLTQNREAARKNRLRKKAYVQQLESSRLKLTQLEQEIQRAR, from the coding sequence ATGTCGAGCTTCAATTCCGACGATGCATGCTATACAGAAGGGAACACAATTGATGGTTTTCATGTTTCTGACTTCGGAGCATTTGGTCAGCCGTATCGCCTAGAGGATGTCGTTGCTCTGAGTGGAAATTCAAACTCGGTTTTTAACTCACTAAAAGTAAGTGGCAAAACAATTTCTCCTGGCCCTGTTCACTTCAGTACTCTTGGAAAGTTTCCAACTTCACTTGATAAAAGCCCCTTGGAGAATCAAACGGAGCCACCTAGGTTGCAATTAACAAAGCTTCAATCATCAAATCCTAGCAGCAGTACGATATTAAGTGTTCATATAGAAAACCAGGAAGAGTTTGCCATGGCCGATGCCAGTCATAGGACTGATATTTCTACTGATGTTGACACCGATGACAAGAATCAACGGTTTGATACAAATCAATCCCTTGCTGTTGTGGGTTCCGACTCCAGTGACAGATCAAAGGATAAGTCAGATCAAAAGACTCTCTGCAGGCTCACTCAAAATCGTGAGGCAGCAAGAAAAAACCGATTGAGAAAGAAAGCCTATGTCCAACAGTTGGAAAGTAGTCGTTTGAAGCTGACTCAACTAGAGCAAGAGATTCAACGAGCCAGATAA